The genomic region aataataacagaaatctctaatttttaattttgtaatctTGGTTTATGATGGAATCACTAAatcagaaaaagaaataatttaatGTTCACTCATCTCAAGACTTCAAGGGATGAGGGGATACAAAggtttttcattttaatgtGAAATGTTATGATACATTGATACCTAGTCATAAACATTTTCTTTCAGAATTACCAAAATGAATCaatcttcttttttgtaaaaaaaaaaaaaaaacaaaaataatttcacaaatttcCCATCTCTCTTCCAAATGATGcttcatgttaattttttttttctatgaacTGTAGGAATTCTGTAAAAGAGCATAAATAGAccaaaatctaaataaattgaCACTGACAAAAGTAAATTTCAATAGATCCTACCTCTGCAACATTGTGTCCATGACGCCTTTTATCGACAATGGCTAGAGGGGCATCAGATAACTTTTTGGCAAAAGCACGGGCTCTGGCTACACCGCCAACATCTGGTGAGACCACTACCAGATCATCAGAACATATATATTTGCTGGCGAGGTAGTCAAGTATCACAGGCTGGTGatgcaaaaagtaaaaaatattaccaatttattaattagtttaTAATGACATgttactaaaaaataaacattggTTGTTTCTATAGGTTATGCATCAAGAATCAGTGAGACTGATGCAGCTGAGAGCAACAAAGAACTTAGGTATATCCAACATTGAAGAAGACTCGCAGAGAGAAACAAATCCCCCTAATTGGATGCTCATCAAGCAGACTCGTTATTTACAGTACTCAAAAAAGCCAAAGGCATTTTTCTATGATAATCGAAAACCAACTGCCTTGAATGATTAAGCAATTTTCAGACTACAATAAGACAAACCCaataagaatttttattaggTTGTTTTTGGATATTTACCCAGAATGTAAAAGACACTTATAGAAGAAAGTAATATAATTATTCTATTTCAGCAAAGCCAAATTCTATCTCAATTCGATTTACCTTCAGCTAGCTTTGTAGGAGACAAGAAATCCTTGTCAAACTCCAGCACCCTCGTATGTAAATACTAACATAGCAAAGACCCCTATTGGATGCTCATTAAGCAGACTCTTAAGTTATTTATTGTACTCAAAAAAGCCAACCGTCTTGAATGAATTCACAATCTTCAGATTATATTAAGACAAACccgttggaattttttttaaaggaattttTGGATATTTTCCCAGAATGTAAAGACACTTATGGAAGAAAGGAATATAACATAAGTGttctgttttagtttttttagcaAAACCAAATTCTATCTCAATTCGATTCAACTTCAAGTAGCTTTGTCAGAGACAAGAAATCCTTGTCAAACTCTGGGGCCTTTGTATGTGGATATCAACATAGAAGAAATGCAAGTAGCATACATTTCTTACCTGACCATACACATGATCCACTGGAATATCAAAATAGCCCATGGACTGCCCTGAATGAAGATCACAAGCAAGAACACGGTTTGCACCTGCTTCCGTAATCAAATTTGCTACAAGTTTGGCTGCAATTGATTCACGCCCTTGAGTCTGAAAGatcaatattttgaaattatgagaaaaacaAACTTGAATTCAGCAAAGACTTATCTTGTGTATCAATGTTGACTACAACCACCAGCTCTGGAAGAATTCCTAAAACATGCACATGCAGAAGCTAGTAATTATCTTAGGCTTTAAAGTTCATaaccatttttgtttttaaaagctTTCCTACTTGGTAGTAAATCTGTTATTCTTTATGCTTCggcattttattaatattataataaggGAAATGGATacttaaaaagcaaaaaatacaCTGGCAATAAAGTAACATATACCACAGTGATTGATCACAAACTCAGAGAAGAAAACCCGATGAAGTTGATCACTTATCAATGATGTAGTATAAGGCCCTTACTGGAAGAAATGAACATAATGAAACCTGACCATACACATTATATGATTTTAAGGCCATGATTTGCTATAGAAAAAAGGTAAGCTATTATGAATCCAAGAAGAGATGTACACTCATCTTGTTATCTAATTTAACAATTTGAACTAGGAATTGACAGAAGACCCATAAAAAAATACGTGTTTGCACATTTGATTTGACGCTAACCAAAATAAATTCCCTTTTTTCAGATTCTTTGCTAATCATACAAAGTTACCTTTCTATCAGCCCTGGCATATCCGAAATATGGAATCACTGCAGTAATATTTTTGGCTGAAGCCCTCCGACAAGCGTCAATCATTATCAGAAGCTCCATAAGATTCTCATTTGCAGGAGGACACGTAGGTTGCACAAGATAAACATCACACCCTCTGACACTCTCTTGCAACTGAACATATATCTCACCATCAGCAAAACGTTTAATCTTAATTCTTCCAAGCTCTAGACCCATGTAGCATGCTATTTCCTATTGAGTATGTGATGATACATCAGAAATATGTACATAAGAGTTTTCTATGTATAACACTAAAAGAAgtacaataaaaatatgaagTAAAACGCCAAAATCAGCCATATCATTAAGAATAAGGTGCGCATGACTTATAcaattcaaacaaaattgtattgtgcaaaaaagagagatttgtCACCATTTGATCTGTTGTAGTCATAATGTCAATGACAATGCTAAATGTTTACATGATACATGCTATTAGAGTTTGGATGATGATTGAAAGATTCAACAACAATGGCAGCTGCAACAATCTtgctctcattttttccaataCACACCATAAATTCTTAACTCGCTAAAAAAAGTCTCTTCCACCGACCCTTGGGACAATCAAACATAACAAACAAAGGTACCGAGGAAATGCAAAACCATAAGAGAAACTTCTTTTGAAATAGAGCTGTAGACATTTTAAACCACCCAATTGCCCAATTGATTTTTACCAATCTTGTTTTGAAACCAAAAACAAAGCACACCATTCACTTCTTAAAATCAACTTCAACCTTCACATCACTCATTTAACAATTCCATTCGATAACCTCTAATTACATCCTAGTTTCCTTCTCAACATCATAACTACTTCTTTTATAATTCTCGCACGCGCTGAGCTCAATTCTTACGTTCACTAAAACATTTTTAACACCGCTGTTAAAACCACGATTCTATTGATTTTACCAATCACTTCCTAATATCAACCTCAACCTTTCACATCACTCGTTTAACAATTCCATTTAGTAACACCTCTAATTACATCCTAACTTCCTTCCAACATCATAACTAATCATTTTAATTCTCGCACCCGCTGAGCTCAATTCTTATGTTCGCTAAAACACTTTAATCGCATAAATACTAAAAAGAATGagtgaaaacaaaaatgaatattGACCTGAGAGAGAGCGGGATTGGCGGTGCCGGAAAATATACGGAGCCTGGTGTCGTGTGCGTTTGAAATGGAAGGCGCTGTTGTTGTTGCTTGGTCAGTAGTAGTGCTGCTGCTGAGATATGGAGCAAAAGGCTTTCCGTTCTCGTACTTCAACGGCTCCACCAAATTACATCTCTGAAATATGAAATTGAAACTGATGAGTGTGCGtaatttataaacaaatgaaataaaaaggtTAGAGGAGGGAAGAGAGTAGGGAGCTGCTTTGCTTACGACGGCGTTTTGGGAGGCAGGGATTCGAGAGCTTGGAATgaagaaattcaatttcaaagagGAACGAGAAGTGAGAGGTGATGATGAGCAATAAGAGTGATGAAGCAGagatgacattttttttctctctttcttttggttatggggaaaaaaaaaattgcaaagttTATAGTGTGATTGGAAAtttttgagagatttttttattttttgggtttggtttggtgAATGGGGTTTGTGAAATTGTGAGCTtaataagtattttttattgGAGAAAAAATGGAGTTTTACTGTAGAGAGTACAGGGTTTAAAGTTTTAATCAAGTGGGTCTcatccattcttttttttttcctctatttatgctttttttttttttcttttctattttggtttaaTGGTTATACTGTTATATAGttattaatagattttttttttttttttttgaaaggtagTTATTAATAGATTTCAATTTCATggaggacttttttttttttttttttttttttttttttttttttttttttttttttttttttttgtattgtagGGAGTTTGATTTGGCGGATTGAAAGACTCAAGAGTGATACCGACCTTTAcactttgactttttttttttttttgataggctAGTTACACACTTATTATACTTTTACTTGTATAGTTGTTGAGATACAAATTTTCAAGCTTTAATTTCATTAGTCCACTCACAAAATACCCACATAAGCCCATGAACTATTTTGAGCCCACGTAAAAAATTTCCACCTATTACTCAAATATGCTCCATATTATTGGGTTCTCACAAATATTTCCCACATTATTACCCAACTTGGGCTCTCACAAATATTCCATATATAAGTTCCATATATTATCTTGGCCCTTTCACACATATTACCCATATGTTATCCAACTTGagtttttacaaaaatacccatcATATTACTACCAAAATTGGGCCACAAAATTACATTATCTCCactaaaaaaacccaaaaacatttACCTTGTGGAAAAAtccaaaaagcccaacaaaaccCCCCTCTAAAGCCTGTTACAATACGGCACTCTAAAAGTCCATTACGATACGGCACCCTAAGAGCCCGTTACAATACGGCACCTCTAAACCCCGTTGCCACACGACATTCTTACTAAGTATGTTGCTACACGGCAATATTTTACAAAATCCTACAAagtccaaatattaatttggcaccTATTTTACAGAgctcaaatactaatttggcacctATTTTATAAAACCCAAATGTTATTTCGGCACTactttacaaagcccaaatctATTTTGGGCAATTAtttataaaagcccaaaatactattttggcaaaAACAATTACATTATGCTCGAAGCCCAAAACTATTTCTTGGCAAAATATATACTAAAGTCCCTAactcatgggaaatataaattACGCATCTCTCAAAAACATTTCTTTCACAAAACTCATGGGAATTATGCTCAATTTTCCATAATCAACTAACTACAAAAGCCTATGTATATTACCCATGGCAAAATCATTCATTTTCGTAGGGATGACCAAGCCCAAAAAAGCTCTACTACAAAGCCCACATAAGTCAGCCCAGCTCATATACAAATCCCAGTAGCTGAAACTCACGTGAGCTGTCTAGTCAAACTTCAGTATAACCTGACAGCTGGAGCCCATCACCATCAATTCCAGCATGTCCAATCAGATCAGAAGAGGGACACGTGTCCAGCAGGGGTTaaacccttccttgccaagctGAATTCCATCATTTCTCATGTGACATGACAAAATTCTAGGAAGCTTCAGCTAGCTATATCTCCTTCTTTCTCTAACCCA from Castanea sativa cultivar Marrone di Chiusa Pesio chromosome 11, ASM4071231v1 harbors:
- the LOC142617757 gene encoding ribose-phosphate pyrophosphokinase 1, yielding MSSLLHHSYCSSSPLTSRSSLKLNFFIPSSRIPASQNAVRCNLVEPLKYENGKPFAPYLSSSTTTDQATTTAPSISNAHDTRLRIFSGTANPALSQEIACYMGLELGRIKIKRFADGEIYVQLQESVRGCDVYLVQPTCPPANENLMELLIMIDACRRASAKNITAVIPYFGYARADRKTQGRESIAAKLVANLITEAGANRVLACDLHSGQSMGYFDIPVDHVYGQPVILDYLASKYICSDDLVVVSPDVGGVARARAFAKKLSDAPLAIVDKRRHGHNVAEVMNLIGDVKGKVAVMVDDMIDTAGTIAKGAALLHQEGAREVYACSTHAVFSPPAIERLSSGLFQEVIITNTIPVSEQNYFPQLTILSVANLLGETIWRVHDDCSGGFEPYSSLGID